AGTCGTCAAATTTGAAAATGTTCCAAAATTTATAGCCTATCCAGGGAAGGTTAACAATCAAATTGCCGTAAAATTAATATCCGATATACCGATTGGAAAAGAGGGTTATTATGAACGAAATTGAAAATCAGCGCAGCTCAATTGAAAATCAGCAGGACCCGGCCGAAAAAGACGAAAAAATTGCTAAGCCAGATGTACGGGAAGAACCGCCGAAAGATATTCAGCCAGGACAAGAACAAACCGCTCAAGAGGATGATAATGTCAGCTGGGAAGATGCGTTTAAGGAAGAGGCCATGACTAATCAAAAATCGGGCGAAAATTCTCCAGCCGTAAATACGGCGGAGGCAGGCAGGGAAAATTTAAATTCAGATGTTAAGGATGTCCATGAAGCCACTAAAAATGTGAATATCAGAAAGCCCGTCAAAAAAGTAGAGTTTTCCTCATTCGATGAAACCGATAAGACCGCAGAGTCGCCCAAAAATTTGGATTTTATTCTCGATATTCCGCTTACCATATCGGTTGAGCTCGGCAGAACAAAAATGGTTATAAACGATATGCTTCAATTGGGGCAGGGTTCCGTAATAGAGCTTGCCAAATTGGCGGGGGAGCCGCTCGATGTTTATGTCAACGGCAAATTAATGGCGCGCGGAGAAGTTGTTCTGGTAAACGATAAATTCGGCGTCAGACTTACGGATATTATCAGCCCAGCGGAGAGAATTAAAACATTATGAGTAAAACATTATTTATTGCGATAATCGTTTTTGCCGCTCTTGCAGGGGTTTCTTATGCCGCGAATAATAATAGCAATAAGAATCTATATTTAAAAAATATTTCGGTTTCGAAGAGTGCGGGCAGCTATTTCATCTGGTTTAAATTTAACGGCAAATCAGGTAATTTTATTCCAAAATATGTATTAAATAATTATAGCCTTGAACTAACATTTCAAAATACATATCCTGCCATTGGTTCAAAATTCATTAAATTTAAAAATAGGTTATTCAGGGGAATAGAGCTTATACCTTTAAAAAATTTAAGTTTAAATGCGATAATCTACTTTAATAAAGGTATCCCGATAGACAAAAAAGATATTAAAGGGTCTTCTTATGAAGACTATTTTGTGATTAAAATTTCCCATAAATTTGCAAGCAGTTTGTTTAAAAATATCGGAAAAAAACCTGTTTCACCGGCTTCGCTTATAAAGCCTCCCGCCGTTAATATAAATAATATAAATAATGCCCCAAAGAATATGCCTTTTTCTTTAAATGCGGGTTCCAAAAATAGCGGCAATTTAAATGTGGGTTTCGAGGTAATAAAAACGGTCGTATATTTGGCATTAGTCCTCGGGTTAATTTATGCCATATACTTCTTGTTGCTTAAATTTAAAGGACGTGTAGCGATAAAGAAAAATGTAAATAATTTAAAAATAGTATCTTCTTTAAATTTGGGAAACAAAAAATCTGTTTTTCTTATAGAGGTCGGCAGCGAGCTTTTCTTAGTCGGTGTATCCCCGTCTAATATTCAGGTTATAGGACACATTAAAGATTTAAATTCGGATTCTATTTCTAATGAGATTATCCAAACGGATATTAAAGACAATAAAACAGGGGCGCCTTTTATGGATTCCCGCCTTCGCGGGAATGACGGGGGCAATATAGATGATAATATTAAAACCTCATTCCGTACAGATGGATTCTCAAATAAATCTTCCGACAACTTTGCGAAGGTTTTAAAAAATCAGGTTGATTCTAAAGAGAGTTTAAATTTAAATCCGAATATCAAATTCGATGCCGATAAATTAGACGGGCAGGGTAATTATAAAATTAAAAATATATCGGAAGCCAGATTTAAAAATAAAGCCGACAATGTATTTTTCGATATAGAGGAAAAATTAAAAGGGTTGATAGAAAACAATGGCAATATTAAAAAATTTTAAAAATACGAGTCTGCTTGCCCTTCCCGCGATAACTATGACGGGACATCCGCATCATTCGGAAGTTTCGATGCTTATCCAGATACTGCTCATTTTTACCGTTATATCCATCGCGCCGTCTATTTTAATAATGATGACATCTTTTATCAGGATAGTCGTGGTTTTGTCTTTTCTAAGAACATCGCTGGGACTTACGACTGAGCCGCCCAATCAAGTAATTATAGGCTTAAGCCTTTTTCTTACATTTTTCATAATGGCGCCCGTGATCAATAAGATATATAAGAATGCTTATATTCCATATACAAAAAAGGCGATAGGGATTAACAGGGCGTACAAAACGGGATTAAAACCGCTTCGAGGTTTTATGTTAAAACAGACTCGGATGAAAGATCTGGAACTTTTTGTCAAAATGGCTAAAATAAAACATATAAGCTCCCCGAAGGATGTCCCGACCTATGTTCTTATTCCCGCATTCATCACCAGCGAGCTGACGACGGCATTCGAGATAAGTTTTCTTATCTATTTGCCCTTTTTAATAATAGATTTGGTGGTTTCAAGCCTTTTAATGTCCATGGGAATGCTCATGCTGCCGCCTACTATGATTTCGCTGCCGTTTAAACTTATGCTTTTTGTGCTGGTTAACGGCTGGTATTTAGTTATCGGTTCATTGGTTCAAAGTTTCAGGTGAACGGGATTATCTTATGAGAGATAAAAATGTCCGTAGCATTTGTTAATTTTATAATACAAAAGGTAATAATAACCGTTCTTTACTTAAGCGCGCCTCCGCTTATCGCCAGCCTTGCGATCGGCATTACGATAAGCGTTTTTCAGGCAGTAACGCAGCTTCAGGACCAGACGCTTACCTTTGTTCCTAAAATTATTGTCGTTATAATAGTTTTATTGATTTTTGGTCCATGGATGCTCAGCATATTAGTTGATTTTACCAGGGTGATTTTTATACATTTTCCTCAATATATCCGCGGAGGCAGTTAATTTAAAATGATAATTATCCATACGCACCTTCTCATAGAATTTATATTGATTTTTTTTAGGGTCATTGCAATGATCGTTATTATGCCGTTTGTGGGCAGTTCAGCCGTTCCCAACTGGGCAAAGATCGGAATGGCGTTTTTTATTTCCTTAATTATTTATCCTTTGATTGTTAAAACCCAGATAATCCCCAGCATATCTTTTCCGGCGCTGGTTTTATTTATTCTTTCCCAGACATTGATAGGGCTTATTTTTGGATTTTTAGTCCTTATAATCTTTACAGGGGTTGAGTTAGCGGGTCAGTTTATGGGTCTTCAGATAGGTTTTGGCATGATAAGCCTTTTAAACCCGTTAATTTCAAATCAACAGGTTTCTCTTATCGCAAATATGCAAAATTTTATTGCGCTGATGATTTTCATAGAAACATCGGCTTTTTTCTTTGTTATTGAAGGGTTGTATAAAAGTTTCGAAACTATACCTTTAACCTTTATACAATTTTCCCCATCTATTTTCAAATACTTAGTTTTAAAAGGGGGCGATATTTTTACAATCGGTCTTGATTTAAGTATCCCTATCGTAATAGTGGCTATTTTATTAAATATAATTATTGCCTTAATGGGAAGATTAGCCCCGCAATTTAATATTTTTGCGGTAGGTTTTCCTCTGCTGATATTTGTCGGACTTTATATTTTATACATCGCCGAGCCTTATTTTACGGATTACATAATTAAATCTTTCATACACCTCAGATTTGAATATTATCGTTTAATAAATTCTTTGGCTTTATTAAGCTGATTAAAAATTAATTTAGAAACGGATTAAATTAAATTATGGCAGAAGACCAGTTCGACAAAACAGAACCCGCGACCCCCAAGCGAATACAGGATGCCAGAAGCAAAGGGCAGGTGATGAAATCGAGGGAGGTAAATACCGCCTTTGTGCTTATAACTATTTTAATCTATTTATACTTTAACATTTCGTCAATCGGCAATATTATAACTTCCGAGATAGTTTATTTTTTATCCAACTCCTTTTATATAAATTTGAATTATGCGGGGATGCTAAAAATTTTATACCAACTCATTTATATCGTAATATTTGCCATCCTTCCGTTTATTTTAATCGTCTTTTTTGCATCTATCGTTTCCAATCTGTCCCAGGTCGGGCTGCTATTCACCTTAGAGCCGTTAATTCCGGATT
The Candidatus Acidulodesulfobacterium ferriphilum genome window above contains:
- the fliN gene encoding flagellar motor switch protein FliN, producing the protein MTNQKSGENSPAVNTAEAGRENLNSDVKDVHEATKNVNIRKPVKKVEFSSFDETDKTAESPKNLDFILDIPLTISVELGRTKMVINDMLQLGQGSVIELAKLAGEPLDVYVNGKLMARGEVVLVNDKFGVRLTDIISPAERIKTL
- the fliP gene encoding flagellar biosynthesis protein FliP: MTGHPHHSEVSMLIQILLIFTVISIAPSILIMMTSFIRIVVVLSFLRTSLGLTTEPPNQVIIGLSLFLTFFIMAPVINKIYKNAYIPYTKKAIGINRAYKTGLKPLRGFMLKQTRMKDLELFVKMAKIKHISSPKDVPTYVLIPAFITSELTTAFEISFLIYLPFLIIDLVVSSLLMSMGMLMLPPTMISLPFKLMLFVLVNGWYLVIGSLVQSFR
- the fliR gene encoding flagellar biosynthetic protein FliR — its product is MIIIHTHLLIEFILIFFRVIAMIVIMPFVGSSAVPNWAKIGMAFFISLIIYPLIVKTQIIPSISFPALVLFILSQTLIGLIFGFLVLIIFTGVELAGQFMGLQIGFGMISLLNPLISNQQVSLIANMQNFIALMIFIETSAFFFVIEGLYKSFETIPLTFIQFSPSIFKYLVLKGGDIFTIGLDLSIPIVIVAILLNIIIALMGRLAPQFNIFAVGFPLLIFVGLYILYIAEPYFTDYIIKSFIHLRFEYYRLINSLALLS
- the fliO gene encoding flagellar biosynthetic protein FliO, which produces MSKTLFIAIIVFAALAGVSYAANNNSNKNLYLKNISVSKSAGSYFIWFKFNGKSGNFIPKYVLNNYSLELTFQNTYPAIGSKFIKFKNRLFRGIELIPLKNLSLNAIIYFNKGIPIDKKDIKGSSYEDYFVIKISHKFASSLFKNIGKKPVSPASLIKPPAVNINNINNAPKNMPFSLNAGSKNSGNLNVGFEVIKTVVYLALVLGLIYAIYFLLLKFKGRVAIKKNVNNLKIVSSLNLGNKKSVFLIEVGSELFLVGVSPSNIQVIGHIKDLNSDSISNEIIQTDIKDNKTGAPFMDSRLRGNDGGNIDDNIKTSFRTDGFSNKSSDNFAKVLKNQVDSKESLNLNPNIKFDADKLDGQGNYKIKNISEARFKNKADNVFFDIEEKLKGLIENNGNIKKF
- the fliQ gene encoding flagellar biosynthesis protein FliQ: MSVAFVNFIIQKVIITVLYLSAPPLIASLAIGITISVFQAVTQLQDQTLTFVPKIIVVIIVLLIFGPWMLSILVDFTRVIFIHFPQYIRGGS